One part of the Candidatus Binatota bacterium genome encodes these proteins:
- the leuC gene encoding 3-isopropylmalate dehydratase large subunit, producing the protein MSLNIYEKICAEHLVHQEPGQDPVLYIDRHYVHEVTSPQAFEGLRMAGRSVRRPGLTFATMDHNIPTTSRDQPIADPLSARQVETLAANCREFAVTCFDMHDPRSGIVHIIGPELGLTEPGMTVVCGDSHTSTHGAFGALAFGIGTSEVEHVLATQTLLNRAARTLQVKVDGQLAAGVTAKDLVLAIIGRLGTAGGTGFVIEYTGSAIRELSMEGRMTVCNMTIEAGARAGLVSPDDKTVAYLEGREYLEGRDFDSMAEGWLAWASDEGCTYDETLELNAADVEPQVTWGTSPGMVTGILGQAPTLANLSDTAERDTASRALQYMDLREGQAMTDITVNRVFIGSCTNGRIEDLREAARVAAGHTVAAQVDQALVVPGSQQVKAQAEAEGLDKVFTEAGFEWRESGCSMCLAMNDDVLSPGDRCASTSNRNFEGRQGKGGRTHLVSPAMAAAAAVTGSFTDVRDWDYK; encoded by the coding sequence ATGTCGCTCAACATCTACGAAAAAATCTGCGCCGAGCACCTCGTCCACCAGGAACCCGGCCAGGACCCCGTGCTCTACATCGACCGTCACTACGTTCACGAGGTGACCTCGCCGCAAGCCTTCGAGGGACTGCGCATGGCCGGGAGAAGCGTGCGACGGCCGGGGCTGACCTTTGCCACCATGGACCACAACATACCCACGACCTCGCGTGACCAGCCCATCGCCGACCCGCTGTCGGCCCGCCAGGTTGAAACGCTGGCGGCCAACTGCAGGGAGTTTGCGGTCACGTGCTTTGACATGCACGACCCGCGCAGTGGTATCGTGCACATCATCGGTCCCGAGCTGGGCCTGACCGAGCCGGGCATGACGGTTGTCTGCGGAGACAGTCACACGTCCACGCACGGGGCTTTCGGAGCCCTGGCTTTCGGCATAGGCACGAGCGAGGTCGAGCACGTGCTGGCCACGCAAACGCTGCTGAACCGCGCTGCCCGTACGCTGCAGGTCAAGGTGGACGGCCAACTCGCAGCCGGCGTCACGGCCAAGGATCTCGTGCTGGCCATCATCGGCCGCCTGGGCACCGCCGGCGGTACAGGCTTCGTGATCGAGTACACCGGCAGCGCCATACGCGAACTCTCCATGGAAGGCCGTATGACGGTATGTAATATGACCATCGAGGCCGGCGCGCGCGCGGGCCTGGTGTCGCCCGACGACAAGACGGTGGCGTACCTCGAGGGCCGCGAGTACCTGGAGGGCCGCGACTTCGACAGCATGGCCGAGGGCTGGCTGGCCTGGGCGTCGGACGAAGGCTGCACCTACGACGAAACCCTTGAGCTCAACGCCGCCGATGTGGAGCCACAGGTCACCTGGGGCACCTCGCCGGGCATGGTCACCGGCATCCTGGGCCAGGCCCCTACCCTGGCCAACCTGTCCGACACCGCAGAGCGCGATACGGCATCACGCGCGCTGCAGTACATGGACCTGCGCGAGGGACAGGCAATGACCGACATCACGGTCAACCGGGTATTCATAGGCTCGTGCACCAACGGCCGCATAGAAGACCTGAGGGAGGCCGCGCGCGTGGCCGCCGGTCACACGGTCGCCGCCCAGGTAGACCAGGCGCTGGTGGTACCAGGCTCGCAACAGGTCAAGGCCCAGGCCGAGGCCGAAGGACTCGACAAGGTATTTACCGAGGCTGGTTTCGAGTGGAGGGAGTCGGGCTGCTCGATGTGCCTGGCCATGAACGACGATGTTCTGAGCCCGGGCGACCGCTGCGCGTCAACCTCGAATCGTAATTTTGAAGGCCGCCAGGGCAAGGGCGGGCGCACCCACCTGGTGAGCCCGGCGATGGCAGCCGCGGCGGCGGTCACGGGGTCTTTTACCGACGTGCGTGACTGGGATTACAAGTAG
- the leuD gene encoding 3-isopropylmalate dehydratase small subunit: MEKFETFSGLLAPLDAQHADTDQIIPKQFLKRVERTGYGEFLFFDWRFNDDGSLNQDFEMNHDRYQGASILIARDNFGCGSSREHAPWALKGYGIRCIVAPSFADIFYNNCFNNGLLPVALAADTVDRLFGELRANEGYALKVDLERRLLLTPSGEEIPFELDDFLRDRLLHGWDQVGLTLRHEEAITRWEKDHGID, from the coding sequence ATGGAAAAGTTTGAAACCTTCAGCGGACTGCTGGCGCCACTGGACGCCCAGCACGCCGACACCGACCAGATCATCCCCAAGCAGTTTCTCAAGCGCGTGGAGCGGACCGGCTACGGCGAGTTCCTGTTCTTCGACTGGAGGTTCAACGACGACGGTTCGCTGAACCAGGATTTCGAGATGAACCACGATCGTTACCAGGGGGCCTCGATCCTGATCGCGCGCGACAACTTCGGCTGCGGCTCGTCTCGCGAACACGCGCCCTGGGCGCTTAAGGGTTACGGCATTCGTTGCATAGTGGCGCCCTCGTTCGCCGACATCTTCTACAACAACTGCTTCAACAACGGGCTGCTGCCCGTCGCGCTGGCGGCAGACACCGTCGACAGGCTGTTCGGGGAGTTGCGGGCCAACGAGGGTTACGCGCTCAAGGTAGACCTCGAGCGGCGGCTGTTACTGACCCCCTCGGGCGAAGAAATCCCTTTTGAGCTCGACGACTTCCTGCGCGACCGGCTTCTCCATGGCTGGGACCAGGTAGGGCTCACGCTGCGTCACGAAGAGGCGATCACGCGTTGGGAAAAAGACCACGGCATCGACTGA